TGCAGCTATTCATTATGGATCAGGAGCGATTTCTGGTTTTTTTAGCCAAGATCATGTCACTATTGGTGACCTAATTGTTAAATACCAGGTTTTTAATTTTGAGTGGCTTAATATATTTAAAGCCTCAGTTTTTAGTTAATAAATTTTATTGATAATGTTCTTGTATTAATAAGGGATATTGGTTCAGGACTTTATTGAAGCTACCAGAGAACCAAGTATCACATTCGTAGTGGCGAAATTCGATGGCATACTTGGACTTGGGTTTAAGGAGATATCTGTTGGCAATGCTGTACCTGCGTGGTAATCTAGCTATTACctttcttttttatatatatctaaataatatattattcaatGTTATTTGTACAGCTTATTGATTTTTCATATTCTTTGTTTTTTGCATGTTGAAGTTTCTTTTTATTCTAAATTAGAAAGCAATAGGTACTTAggataattcaaatcgaagcaatttgatgtctgacATGGGTCTATATGACATGACTGATTGAAAAAAAACTCCTAACACTTCTTTTGTCATATATTCTATATATCACATTAAATAGATGTCATGACGTAAAGAAAATGGGTGAAGAACGATATGCCACCAAATATATTTCTAAATGTCTATTTAGACTTTCCTTTTTTTGTCTTAATGCTCTAATAGATCACCTACTCTTTTTCTACAAGTTGCACAAAAATGAAAAGCATGATATGTTGTGCAGTTTATAGAACAAAAAGAGTAGGTGGTCTATTAGAACATCAAAGCAAAAATGAAAAATCTATTTAGACATTTAGAGCTATATTTGGTGGCATGTCGTTCTTCATCTATTTTCTTTACCATGACatctatctaatgtgatatatAGAATATCACATTCGTAGTGGCGAAATTCGATGGCATACTTGGACTTGGGTTTAAGGAGATATCACATTCGTAGTGGCGAAATTCGATGGCATACTTGGACTTGGGTTTAAGGAGATATCTGTTGGCAATGCTGTACCTGCGTGGTAATCTAGCTATTACctttcttttttatatatatctaaataatatattattcaatGTTATTTGTACAGCTTATTGATTTTTCATATTCTTTGTTTTTTGCATGTTGAAGTTTCTTTTTATTCTAAATTAGAAAGCAATAGGTACTTAggataattcaaatcgaagcaatttgatgtctgacATGGGTCTATATGACATGACTGATTGAAAAAAAACTCCTAACACTTCTTTTGTCATATATTCTATATATCACATTAAATAGATGTCATGACGTAAAGAAAATGGGTGAAGAACGATATGCCACCAAATATATTTCTAAATGTCTATTTAGACTTTCCTTTTTTTGTCTTAATGCTCTAATAGATCACCTACTCTTTTTCTACAAGTTGCACAAAAATGAAAAGCATGATATGTTGTGCAGTTTATAGAACAAAAAGAGTAGGTGGTCTATTAGAACATCAAAGCAAAAATGAAAAATCTATTTAGACATTTAGAGCTATATTTGGTGGCATGTCGTTCTTCATCTATTTTCTTTACCATGACatctatctaatgtgatatatAGAATATATGATAAAGATACAGTGTTAGTTCTTTACCATAACatctatctaatgtgatatatAGAATATATGATAAAGGTACAGTGTTAGTTCAGTTCCCCTGATGCGTTGGTTCGTGCTACCTTCTTTAGGAAGTCATAGCAAGTTCCATTCTTTGTTTTCAGGAATTGACTGATAACCTTAGATGACAAAACATATATTATTGTTGTTCATAAACTTGTTTAGAAATGGACATATGTATGCATTCTTCAAATTAGTCTTTCCCACCTGTTGTTGTATCTTGCTCTCAATTAAACGTAGCTTCCAATGTGATTTCTGTTTTTTTTCCTTCAGTAGAGAACATTGTGGCAAAATGCTAAGTTGTATAATAAGGCCACTGCCTAACTGCTGTAGTGGTCATCATTGATTTTGGAACCTGGAGTCTAATGGCTATCATCAATATCTTTGTGCCCCAGAGATACTTAAATAATACATTTTGACTAAGTGAATTATAAGTGAATCGGTTTTACTCATGGCATTTTGTCACAGTTCTTATCCATGGTACCGGACTGGTCACTGATCACTGGTCAGACCATTATGTACAGCCCCAGTGTTTGTATAGACaaagaggaggaaggaaaagaggaaggaagagatgTCAGTGCAGGAAGAGGATGAAGaataaagaggaagaggaagtgatGGAGGAATAGGAGGAAGAGGAGCGATGGAGGAACAGGAGGAAGAGGaaataagaagaggaagaggaagcaagaggagaatgaggaagaagaagaggagatgtaCGAAAAGGGGGAGGAAGTGTACTTGTGGTCAGGCGACGCAGTGGGCGACTGGGAGGCATTGCCTTGGGGTTCTACAAGTACGAAGAAGAGGACGACAGTAGGGCCATGCTCGTATGGAGAAGAGAATGTGATCCCTAATCCTTGGTTTTagactttttttcttttccttgtttAATACCGGACTATACTGTGGAGATGGGCGCAGACTAGACCATCGAAATGGGGGCAGTCCATCTCTTCATATGTTTGGGCTGGAACTGGTATATATCGGGAACTGAATTGGGCGACTGTACTGCGGTCTGTGTTGGAAGGAATGGATAATGCATGTGCACTAAGTTCTCTTCGCATGGAGCCATAATGTGCTTTACTGTTGGATCATAGGTGCTTCCTCTCCATGTTAAAATTATAGAGAGTGGCTGCAGGTTTCTTGTATTAATTGTCAGatatatatttgaataatattaatTGTTAATGTAACTGAAAGTAGGTCTTAATTGGCTAGAATCAACTAATTAATTATATGCACAGGTATAATATGATCAAGCAAGGTCTTGTTAAGGAACCTGTTTTTTCTTTCTGGTTTAACCGAAATGCTGATGAAGGTGAGGGAGGTGAGATAGTTTTTGGTGGGGTTGATCCAAATCATTATAAAGGTGAACACATATATGTTCCTGTAACTCAGAAGGGTTATTGGCAGGTTCTTCTCTGGACCCCATTTGCATTTGTGATGTCATTTATGCACATAGCCTGCCAAGTTGGTGAACCTTACCAATTCCTGCCCTTTTTTTTAACAGTTTGACATGGGAGATGTACATATTGATGGCCAGTCTACTGGTATAGCACTTGGATTCAGCTACTTCTGTATTATTGTGATCTTATTCCTTATCTGATTTTTATTGTATGTTTATCAGGATTCTGTGCTGGTGGTTGTGCTGCAATTGCAGATTCAGGAACTTCTCTAATTGCTGGTCCAATGGTATGTACAATATTTGGCAGTTTTTCGATTAGGAAGATCcatcttcttttatttatttatttatatttgaagATATTTTTTTGTGCCAACAATTGCTATATTAGTTGCTCCTGATAGATATCTGCATAAATAATTGAATGTTATATGGTTGAAATCATCGATTCAAATATCAATCCACTACCAATACCAGTTAGCAGTTGGATCCATATGGTATTGATATGGTACCAGTACTACCAACACCTCAGCATGGGTCATCTTCCAGATAAGAGAGAGAATAAGGGAAGTAATGAGAGCGAAGGAGAAGTAGAGAGCGAGCCTGAGGGAAGGAGAgacagaaaagagaagaaaaaaaggaaaaaaattgaaAACAATTGTGATGGTTATAGAGAATGAGAAAAAGATATCAATATCAAATGATAAACTTATTGTCTACAGTATGGTACCAGTCTGGCTTACCGGATGGTGCAGTCCATCTTGAAACGAACTACACAAAAATGCCATGTCTGCATCCTGGTTGAGCCAGTTTCTAATTCATGATTGCAGTGTCCTCAAGTCAAATTGTTACAATGTTCTGTTAGTGGAGTTTTTTCTTTTAAAAGGTGGGGGAGGGCATGATTTAGCCCATTTAGGTTATTAATTCGTTTGGATCTGTTTCGTATTATGTTTCACCTTTTTGATTCAACTTTGTATCATATCTATTGTGCTGATGCGATTCTGCTTTGGTAGAAAGTCATGATTAAATTGCTGGTTGATTATCTACTGTAAACTTAGGTTTTCTACTAAGCTAGTTCATTTTCATCTTTAAGATTGATTGCAGCCTGTTAGTTGTCTTGGTAACATATATCCTACTCAAAGATATTTTCATGTCAAAGACGACATCATTGTTAGTGATTGTCCATTTGAATATCTTAGTTGCAGTTCTACTGGGTATTTGTGAATGATCAAAATCTTTTCAGTGTTTACACTCAAAAAGCATTTtctgtttttttattttctttctttttttatttgggaAGATTCTTTAGAACCTTTTATTTCTGGAACTTAAGAAAAGTGGGTCAGTATAGGAAAATTGTTGATACCATTGTTTTAACATGAAGACTAATTGAACCTGGCAAGGGATGCAATTTGATTGAATTTAGAATAAATTTGAAATCTATTTTgcccataaaaagaaaaataaatcgaTTACTACTATGTGGGTGCAAGATTGTTTATGATTGTGGAATTAATACTTGTAGTATTTGTtgattcatttttgatgattgctttttttcttaaaaaaagaaGCACCTGATCAAAGGTTGGTCTGTTCAGAACCTATTTTGTTTGCAAGTCAGGATGCTTTGTGGTACTACATTTTATTCTGTTGGAAAAAACTTGTTAAagcgaaataatttttttcattctttgtgtattaaaatgggttcctcatcaaaataccaacttgatatcaaaatgctaatatcaaccagcacagcataaacaatagagcaataaatcaatgagACTAAATTTTTTAACgtagaaaacccaatgtgggaaaaaccacgggaccgtagtccgccTTAAACTTcctctatcaatagtaatgataacatgtttatagtaaatcttctctaaaataactagagggtcacaataacatcaagaacatatatcTTGGCTTAAGAATagtatatcatcatcacataggatgtatctcctcgtaagagaattttaggtctaggtatagtaggaaagtaccttagagagggtaaactgtagatcgacaccattaggattgtagagtttgctgcaaggattctccacataaaatttgggctaaaactgacaacgtttgaccactgatcgtcaagcaaaaaactcaaaatcctaatctttctctctcctttttctctctctgtcttttctctctctcttgcctCTCGTTGTGCGCGGTCGTCGTTCGCTATACCCACAAATCACTTCCCTCTCTCCTTTTGCCCTATCTcacatctttctcttttaattgctgatttgggctcaatgggcccaattgtccaagcccatggCTAGACCCAACATATTCTATAAAAATCAGAAATATTACAATacaaatttttatatataatctAGTGGTACTTCACATggagtaggttgcttaaatccttgAATTTCTATTCATAATATACATATCTATCTAACTCTGGTTGCTATGTATATAACAAGATGAATTTGTAAATTGTTGTATCAATACAGTCCATGGTTGGGTTTATGTGGAAGCTGATAGTGGAGCAGTGAACTACTAGGTCAATGGCATTGATGAATTACTTATGTTGCTttacttcaaatctgaatattaaTCTTGGAACATCGGACACTTGTTTGTGTTTCAATAGGGTACTTTCATATGGAGTAGCTTAAGTGCGCATATTGATCCTTCTTTAGTTTCCCAGTGTACTCTAAATTGCCAAATGAATTATATTTATTAGGTACATTTAAAGTGGTTATGGTCTTAACTACAGTGCATATGCGTAGTATCATTAACCGTGGTACTGGTTTTCCCTAGACCACCAACCAATGACTAATATCTCCTGAGATTTCTGCAGACAGTTATTGCAGAAATTAATCAGAAAATTGGAGCTTCTGGTGTTGTTAGCCAAGAGTGCAAAGCAGTAGTAGCTCAATATGGGAAACAAATTTTGGACATGTTGCTGTCAGAGGTTTGCACCAATGTTTTCATGCATATGATGATTTTAGTTGATCTTGCTGACTACCTGATGCCGTATACTGTTTGTTGGCCCTGTATCATTTTGCAGACTGAACCATCGAAGGTTTGCTCTCGGATTGGTCTGTGTACCTTTGATGGAACTCATGGAGTTAGGTTGATAGTTTATCACTGAGAAAAGTTGTCTTCTTTGGGTTTAGAAATGCAAGTTCCATTTACTCACATATAAGCTTTGCTTTTGCTTTGATGTGTTTGCAGTATTGGCATTGAGAGCGTGGTGAATGAGAATGCTGATGTATCATCTGGTCTCCAGAGTGATGCTATCTGCAGTGTCTGTGAGATGGCAGTAGTATGGATGCAAAATCAACTGAGACAGAATCAGACACAAGAAGGTGTACTAAACTACATAAATGAGGTGAAGTCATTTTGAATCATGTGATGCATTAAAGACTGCAGTGTGTACATGTTAGATCGTGTTTTGAGTTCCATTGCAGCTATGTGAACGGCTGCCTAGTCCCATGGGAGAATCATCCGTAGACTGTGCTGCCATTTCATCCATGCCTGGAGTCTCGTTCACCATTGGAAATAAAACATTTGAGCTTACAGCAGAGCAGGTATAATATTTCTCATCGGTATCACTACACTCTTAATATTTACTATTGATGAGTTGAAATTTTCTGTAAACTGCTTAGTGCCATGGCAAAGTTGCTTTTTTTGCAATGTGACTAAGGTTTGAGTGGCACAAATATTCTTAATGCTTGTGGGGCTAGGGTTGTTTATATTGACGTCAGATCTCGTATTAACAGGAATGTTGTGTGATAGGCCCCCTAACTAGTGGCCTGATTGCTTCATGTTAAGGTTTCCAAATTTTTGTTCTATAAATTATTTGTCTTTTGGTAAATATAATTAGGCATACCTAAACCAATTATGGGAATAATGCAATCTTTAGATAAGAATATTGTTTTTCCCATGAATATCATGATGTAGGAGAATGGGTTGCCTTGGTATGCATGCCAGCCAGGGTAATTTGGTTTGCTTGTGAACCATGAAAGTTTGGTCGCTGTGCAACTTTTGTGGCATAGTAAATCCTTCTTTATGGTAATGTTGTGAAATATGTAGGGAAGCAAAAAAGTGTCTGTTTACCTCTTTGTGACAAGCTTTACAAAAATAAGGAGTATAGAAGCTCATCTGTGAACAGACATCAATGAAGTGAGCATGCTGACTTCTGTGAACAGTCAAGGCTGTTGAGTATAGAAGCTCATCTATCAGGCTGCATTGCTTTGATGTATGACTAATAATTGTTGTCATTGATATTCATATATGAAgtcttatttattttaaattttagtcGAATAAAAACAATATTTGTTTGCTGAACTACTCGGCCAGGAGTGTAAATATAGATTTCCAGACAAGTAATCTGCACTTGAAGAGCTTAATGTTGCATGAACGGATATTATTTTGCAACTCATGCATCCTTTCTTCCGTATAAGCAATCATAGCTCAGAAAATCTTGTCAATTCTGCATTAGTACCTCATCACCATCCATCGagcaatttaatttttaatttcttgATGCCAGAGTCAGAAACAGTAAGTTTTGAGCTGGCAATCTGGATATCGAGATTGCCAAAGGTTATTGCAAACGTCAGTGACCTTCAAGGGACACTAGCTGGCATGGTTAAGCAACCTAATACAACATGAATAACAACGGGTTTAAAATGGCACTTTGTGCTTTTGGAGTAGGGGACAAAATCCCAGCAAAGTTAATGGCATTAACTTGTGGTCGCATAACTTAGTGGCCTGCTAGAAAATCTTCTCATTTGACTGAAGTATGAAAGATCATCACGTTCTCTATGGGTGAGAATGAAGATACTTATTGGTTCAATGGAGATCTTAAAATTTGCTGGATGTCCTTGGATTTCTTTTTGATTGGGATTATAATCAACTGTGGGAATATTACTATAGGAACATGTTGTGGCCTTATCTTGATCCAGGTCTAAGGATTGACTTAATTAGGAAAGTTATTAAGTAATTGCAATCCAAGTTATAATTCTTCATCAAAAGACCAATCTAGTTCCTTGTGGTTGAGGATTAGCCTCTCATGGGTATGTTTATACTTAAATATGTGCACGGACCGGAAGTTGCATTACGCTTGGTGTTGAAGGTCCTTTGATAACCTTAACACAAAGTGGGATTAAAAATAGGCTTATTCCAAATTGGAATTGGACTTTTTTCACAGGGC
This DNA window, taken from Musa acuminata AAA Group cultivar baxijiao chromosome BXJ3-7, Cavendish_Baxijiao_AAA, whole genome shotgun sequence, encodes the following:
- the LOC135585660 gene encoding aspartic proteinase oryzasin-1-like, with translation MGTRRGFLASLVLLSILVLPLVLPASADGLVRIKLKKKPLDENGRLAARLVQERGRLMARKHGFRLGNGEDTDIVSLKNYMNAQYFGEIGIGSPAQKFTVIFDTGSSNLWVPSSKCYFSVACFLHSRYKSTRSSTYQKNGKSAAIHYGSGAISGFFSQDHVTIGDLIVKYQDFIEATREPSITFVVAKFDGILGLGFKEISVGNAVPAWYNMIKQGLVKEPVFSFWFNRNADEGEGGEIVFGGVDPNHYKGEHIYVPVTQKGYWQFDMGDVHIDGQSTGFCAGGCAAIADSGTSLIAGPMTVIAEINQKIGASGVVSQECKAVVAQYGKQILDMLLSETEPSKVCSRIGLCTFDGTHGVSIGIESVVNENADVSSGLQSDAICSVCEMAVVWMQNQLRQNQTQEGVLNYINELCERLPSPMGESSVDCAAISSMPGVSFTIGNKTFELTAEQYILKVGEGAAAQCISGFIALDVPPPRGPIWILGDVFMGVYHTVFDYGNLRVGFAEAA